A genomic window from Mustela erminea isolate mMusErm1 chromosome 16, mMusErm1.Pri, whole genome shotgun sequence includes:
- the HSF1 gene encoding heat shock factor protein 1 isoform X5 yields the protein MDLPVGPGAAGPSNVPAFLTKLWTLVSDPDTDALICWSPQSGNSFHVFDQGQFAKEVLPKYFKHNNMASFVRQLNMYGFRKVVHIEQGGLVKPERDDTEFQHPCFLRGQEQLLENIKRKVTSVSTLKSEDMKTRQDSVTKLLTDVQLMKGRQESMDSRLLAMKHENEALWREVASLRQKHAQQQKVVNKLIQFLISLVQSNRILGVKRKIPLMLNDGSSAHSGPKYGRQYSLQHVHGPGPYSAPSPAYSSSSLYSPDAVASSGPIISDITELAPSSPLASPGGSVDERPLSGSPLVRVKEEPPSPPRSPRVEEASPGHPSSVVEIPLSPTALIDSILRESEPAPAAPATPLTDAGARHPSPSPPPASAPEKCLSVACLDNLARAPQMSGVARLFPCPSSLHGRVQPGTELSEHLDAMDSNLDSLQTMLTSHGFSVDTSALLDLFSPSVTVPDMSLPDLDSSLASIQELLSPQEPPRPLEAENSSPDSAGALHGATPVPRGPGLRGYGEQRPARALRAGGGLLLLGGGRLHR from the exons CAGAGCGGGAACAGCTTCCACGTGTTCGACCAGGGCCAGTTCGCCAAGGAGGTGCTGCCCAAGTACTTCAAGCACAACAACATGGCCAGCTTCGTGCGCCAGCTCAACATGT ACGGCTTCCGGAAGGTGGTCCACATCGAGCAGGGTGGCTTGGTCAAGCCGGAGAGGGACGACACTGAGTTCCAGCACCCGTGCTTCCTGCGCGGCCAGGAGCAGCTCCTGGAGAACATCAAGAGGAAAGTGACCAGT GTATCCACGCTGAAGAGCGAGGACATGAAGACTCGCCAGGACAGCGTCACCAAGCTGCTCACCGACGTGCAGCTCAtgaaggggaggcaggagagcatGGACTCCAGACTCCTGGCCATGAAGCA CGAGAACGAGGCCCTGTGGCGGGAGGTGGCCAGCCTGCGGCAGAAGCACGCCCAGCAGCAGAAGGTCGTCAACAAG CTCATCCAGTTCCTCATCTCCCTGGTGCAGTCGAACCGGATCCTGGGGGTGAAGAGGAAAAT ccCCCTGATGCTGAATGACGGCAGCTCGGCACATTCCGGGCCCAAGTACGGCCGGCAGTACTCCCTGCAGCACGTCCACGGCCCGGGCCCCTACTCG GCTCCCTCCCCGGCCTACAGCAGCTCCAGCCTCTACTCCCCAGATGCCGTGGCCAGCTCCGGACCCATCATCTCCGACATCACCGAACTGGCCCCCAGCAGCCCCTTGGCCTCCCCGGGCGGAAGCGTAGACGAGAG GCCACTCTCTGGCAGCCCCCTGGTGCGCGTCAAGGAGGAGCCCCCCAGCCCTCCTCGGAGCCCCCGGGTGGAGGAGGCCAGTCCCGGACACCCGTCCTCCGTCGTGGAGATACCCCTGTCCCCAACCGCTCTCATTGACTCCATCCTGCGGGAAAGCGAGCCTGCCCCCGCCGCCCCAGCCACACCCCTCACGGATGCAGGGGCCCGCCACCCCTCACCCTCGCCCCCACCTGCCTCGGCCCCCGAGAAGTGCCTCAGCGTAGCCTGCCTGGACAA TTTGGCTCGCGCTCCACAGATGTCTGGGGTCGCCcgcctcttcccctgcccctcctctctgcatGGCCGAGTCCAGCCAGG GACCGAGCTCAGTGAGCACTTGGACGCCATGGACTCCAACCTGGACAGCCTGCAGACCATGCTGACGAGCCACGGCTTCAGCGTGGACACGAGCGCGCTGCTGGAC CTGTTCAGCCCCTCGGTGACCGTGCCCGACATGAGCCTGCCCGACCTGGACAGCAGCCTGGCCAGC ATCCAGGAGCTTCTCTCCCCCCAGGAGCCGCCCAGGCCCCTTGAGGCTGAGAACAGCAGCCCTGACTCAG CTGGTGCACTACACGGCGCAACCCCTGTTCCTCGTGGACCCGGGCTCCGTGGATATGGGGAGCAGCGACCTGCCCGTGCTCTTCGAGCTGGGGGAGGGCTCCTACTTCTCGGAGGGGGACGACTACACAGATGA
- the HSF1 gene encoding heat shock factor protein 1 isoform X10, giving the protein MDLPVGPGAAGPSNVPAFLTKLWTLVSDPDTDALICWSPQSGNSFHVFDQGQFAKEVLPKYFKHNNMASFVRQLNMYGFRKVVHIEQGGLVKPERDDTEFQHPCFLRGQEQLLENIKRKVTSVSTLKSEDMKTRQDSVTKLLTDVQLMKGRQESMDSRLLAMKHENEALWREVASLRQKHAQQQKVVNKLIQFLISLVQSNRILGVKRKIPLMLNDGSSAHSGPKYGRQYSLQHVHGPGPYSAPSPAYSSSSLYSPDAVASSGPIISDITELAPSSPLASPGGSVDERPLSGSPLVRVKEEPPSPPRSPRVEEASPGHPSSVVEIPLSPTALIDSILRESEPAPAAPATPLTDAGARHPSPSPPPASAPEKCLSVACLDNLARAPQMSGVARLFPCPSSLHGRVQPGTELSEHLDAMDSNLDSLQTMLTSHGFSVDTSALLDIQELLSPQEPPRPLEAENSSPDSAGALHGATPVPRGPGLRGYGEQRPARALRAGGGLLLLGGGRLHR; this is encoded by the exons CAGAGCGGGAACAGCTTCCACGTGTTCGACCAGGGCCAGTTCGCCAAGGAGGTGCTGCCCAAGTACTTCAAGCACAACAACATGGCCAGCTTCGTGCGCCAGCTCAACATGT ACGGCTTCCGGAAGGTGGTCCACATCGAGCAGGGTGGCTTGGTCAAGCCGGAGAGGGACGACACTGAGTTCCAGCACCCGTGCTTCCTGCGCGGCCAGGAGCAGCTCCTGGAGAACATCAAGAGGAAAGTGACCAGT GTATCCACGCTGAAGAGCGAGGACATGAAGACTCGCCAGGACAGCGTCACCAAGCTGCTCACCGACGTGCAGCTCAtgaaggggaggcaggagagcatGGACTCCAGACTCCTGGCCATGAAGCA CGAGAACGAGGCCCTGTGGCGGGAGGTGGCCAGCCTGCGGCAGAAGCACGCCCAGCAGCAGAAGGTCGTCAACAAG CTCATCCAGTTCCTCATCTCCCTGGTGCAGTCGAACCGGATCCTGGGGGTGAAGAGGAAAAT ccCCCTGATGCTGAATGACGGCAGCTCGGCACATTCCGGGCCCAAGTACGGCCGGCAGTACTCCCTGCAGCACGTCCACGGCCCGGGCCCCTACTCG GCTCCCTCCCCGGCCTACAGCAGCTCCAGCCTCTACTCCCCAGATGCCGTGGCCAGCTCCGGACCCATCATCTCCGACATCACCGAACTGGCCCCCAGCAGCCCCTTGGCCTCCCCGGGCGGAAGCGTAGACGAGAG GCCACTCTCTGGCAGCCCCCTGGTGCGCGTCAAGGAGGAGCCCCCCAGCCCTCCTCGGAGCCCCCGGGTGGAGGAGGCCAGTCCCGGACACCCGTCCTCCGTCGTGGAGATACCCCTGTCCCCAACCGCTCTCATTGACTCCATCCTGCGGGAAAGCGAGCCTGCCCCCGCCGCCCCAGCCACACCCCTCACGGATGCAGGGGCCCGCCACCCCTCACCCTCGCCCCCACCTGCCTCGGCCCCCGAGAAGTGCCTCAGCGTAGCCTGCCTGGACAA TTTGGCTCGCGCTCCACAGATGTCTGGGGTCGCCcgcctcttcccctgcccctcctctctgcatGGCCGAGTCCAGCCAGG GACCGAGCTCAGTGAGCACTTGGACGCCATGGACTCCAACCTGGACAGCCTGCAGACCATGCTGACGAGCCACGGCTTCAGCGTGGACACGAGCGCGCTGCTGGAC ATCCAGGAGCTTCTCTCCCCCCAGGAGCCGCCCAGGCCCCTTGAGGCTGAGAACAGCAGCCCTGACTCAG CTGGTGCACTACACGGCGCAACCCCTGTTCCTCGTGGACCCGGGCTCCGTGGATATGGGGAGCAGCGACCTGCCCGTGCTCTTCGAGCTGGGGGAGGGCTCCTACTTCTCGGAGGGGGACGACTACACAGATGA
- the HSF1 gene encoding heat shock factor protein 1 isoform X8: MDLPVGPGAAGPSNVPAFLTKLWTLVSDPDTDALICWSPQSGNSFHVFDQGQFAKEVLPKYFKHNNMASFVRQLNMYGFRKVVHIEQGGLVKPERDDTEFQHPCFLRGQEQLLENIKRKVTSVSTLKSEDMKTRQDSVTKLLTDVQLMKGRQESMDSRLLAMKHENEALWREVASLRQKHAQQQKVVNKLIQFLISLVQSNRILGVKRKIPLMLNDGSSAHSGPKYGRQYSLQHVHGPGPYSAPSPAYSSSSLYSPDAVASSGPIISDITELAPSSPLASPGGSVDERPLSGSPLVRVKEEPPSPPRSPRVEEASPGHPSSVVEIPLSPTALIDSILRESEPAPAAPATPLTDAGARHPSPSPPPASAPEKCLSVACLDNLARAPQMSGVARLFPCPSSLHGRVQPGTELSEHLDAMDSNLDSLQTMLTSHGFSVDTSALLDLFSPSVTVPDMSLPDLDSSLASEPPRPLEAENSSPDSAGALHGATPVPRGPGLRGYGEQRPARALRAGGGLLLLGGGRLHR, encoded by the exons CAGAGCGGGAACAGCTTCCACGTGTTCGACCAGGGCCAGTTCGCCAAGGAGGTGCTGCCCAAGTACTTCAAGCACAACAACATGGCCAGCTTCGTGCGCCAGCTCAACATGT ACGGCTTCCGGAAGGTGGTCCACATCGAGCAGGGTGGCTTGGTCAAGCCGGAGAGGGACGACACTGAGTTCCAGCACCCGTGCTTCCTGCGCGGCCAGGAGCAGCTCCTGGAGAACATCAAGAGGAAAGTGACCAGT GTATCCACGCTGAAGAGCGAGGACATGAAGACTCGCCAGGACAGCGTCACCAAGCTGCTCACCGACGTGCAGCTCAtgaaggggaggcaggagagcatGGACTCCAGACTCCTGGCCATGAAGCA CGAGAACGAGGCCCTGTGGCGGGAGGTGGCCAGCCTGCGGCAGAAGCACGCCCAGCAGCAGAAGGTCGTCAACAAG CTCATCCAGTTCCTCATCTCCCTGGTGCAGTCGAACCGGATCCTGGGGGTGAAGAGGAAAAT ccCCCTGATGCTGAATGACGGCAGCTCGGCACATTCCGGGCCCAAGTACGGCCGGCAGTACTCCCTGCAGCACGTCCACGGCCCGGGCCCCTACTCG GCTCCCTCCCCGGCCTACAGCAGCTCCAGCCTCTACTCCCCAGATGCCGTGGCCAGCTCCGGACCCATCATCTCCGACATCACCGAACTGGCCCCCAGCAGCCCCTTGGCCTCCCCGGGCGGAAGCGTAGACGAGAG GCCACTCTCTGGCAGCCCCCTGGTGCGCGTCAAGGAGGAGCCCCCCAGCCCTCCTCGGAGCCCCCGGGTGGAGGAGGCCAGTCCCGGACACCCGTCCTCCGTCGTGGAGATACCCCTGTCCCCAACCGCTCTCATTGACTCCATCCTGCGGGAAAGCGAGCCTGCCCCCGCCGCCCCAGCCACACCCCTCACGGATGCAGGGGCCCGCCACCCCTCACCCTCGCCCCCACCTGCCTCGGCCCCCGAGAAGTGCCTCAGCGTAGCCTGCCTGGACAA TTTGGCTCGCGCTCCACAGATGTCTGGGGTCGCCcgcctcttcccctgcccctcctctctgcatGGCCGAGTCCAGCCAGG GACCGAGCTCAGTGAGCACTTGGACGCCATGGACTCCAACCTGGACAGCCTGCAGACCATGCTGACGAGCCACGGCTTCAGCGTGGACACGAGCGCGCTGCTGGAC CTGTTCAGCCCCTCGGTGACCGTGCCCGACATGAGCCTGCCCGACCTGGACAGCAGCCTGGCCAGC GAGCCGCCCAGGCCCCTTGAGGCTGAGAACAGCAGCCCTGACTCAG CTGGTGCACTACACGGCGCAACCCCTGTTCCTCGTGGACCCGGGCTCCGTGGATATGGGGAGCAGCGACCTGCCCGTGCTCTTCGAGCTGGGGGAGGGCTCCTACTTCTCGGAGGGGGACGACTACACAGATGA
- the HSF1 gene encoding heat shock factor protein 1 isoform X3 — MDLPVGPGAAGPSNVPAFLTKLWTLVSDPDTDALICWSPQSGNSFHVFDQGQFAKEVLPKYFKHNNMASFVRQLNMYGFRKVVHIEQGGLVKPERDDTEFQHPCFLRGQEQLLENIKRKVTSVSTLKSEDMKTRQDSVTKLLTDVQLMKGRQESMDSRLLAMKHENEALWREVASLRQKHAQQQKVVNKLIQFLISLVQSNRILGVKRKIPLMLNDGSSAHSGPKYGRQYSLQHVHGPGPYSAPSPAYSSSSLYSPDAVASSGPIISDITELAPSSPLASPGGSVDERPLSGSPLVRVKEEPPSPPRSPRVEEASPGHPSSVVEIPLSPTALIDSILRESEPAPAAPATPLTDAGARHPSPSPPPASAPEKCLSVACLDNLARAPQMSGVARLFPCPSSLHGRVQPGTELSEHLDAMDSNLDSLQTMLTSHGFSVDTSALLDLFSPSVTVPDMSLPDLDSSLASEPPRPLEAENSSPDSGKQLVHYTAQPLFLVDPGSVDMGSSDLPVLFELGEGSYFSEGDDYTDDPTISLLTGSEPPKAKDPTVS; from the exons CAGAGCGGGAACAGCTTCCACGTGTTCGACCAGGGCCAGTTCGCCAAGGAGGTGCTGCCCAAGTACTTCAAGCACAACAACATGGCCAGCTTCGTGCGCCAGCTCAACATGT ACGGCTTCCGGAAGGTGGTCCACATCGAGCAGGGTGGCTTGGTCAAGCCGGAGAGGGACGACACTGAGTTCCAGCACCCGTGCTTCCTGCGCGGCCAGGAGCAGCTCCTGGAGAACATCAAGAGGAAAGTGACCAGT GTATCCACGCTGAAGAGCGAGGACATGAAGACTCGCCAGGACAGCGTCACCAAGCTGCTCACCGACGTGCAGCTCAtgaaggggaggcaggagagcatGGACTCCAGACTCCTGGCCATGAAGCA CGAGAACGAGGCCCTGTGGCGGGAGGTGGCCAGCCTGCGGCAGAAGCACGCCCAGCAGCAGAAGGTCGTCAACAAG CTCATCCAGTTCCTCATCTCCCTGGTGCAGTCGAACCGGATCCTGGGGGTGAAGAGGAAAAT ccCCCTGATGCTGAATGACGGCAGCTCGGCACATTCCGGGCCCAAGTACGGCCGGCAGTACTCCCTGCAGCACGTCCACGGCCCGGGCCCCTACTCG GCTCCCTCCCCGGCCTACAGCAGCTCCAGCCTCTACTCCCCAGATGCCGTGGCCAGCTCCGGACCCATCATCTCCGACATCACCGAACTGGCCCCCAGCAGCCCCTTGGCCTCCCCGGGCGGAAGCGTAGACGAGAG GCCACTCTCTGGCAGCCCCCTGGTGCGCGTCAAGGAGGAGCCCCCCAGCCCTCCTCGGAGCCCCCGGGTGGAGGAGGCCAGTCCCGGACACCCGTCCTCCGTCGTGGAGATACCCCTGTCCCCAACCGCTCTCATTGACTCCATCCTGCGGGAAAGCGAGCCTGCCCCCGCCGCCCCAGCCACACCCCTCACGGATGCAGGGGCCCGCCACCCCTCACCCTCGCCCCCACCTGCCTCGGCCCCCGAGAAGTGCCTCAGCGTAGCCTGCCTGGACAA TTTGGCTCGCGCTCCACAGATGTCTGGGGTCGCCcgcctcttcccctgcccctcctctctgcatGGCCGAGTCCAGCCAGG GACCGAGCTCAGTGAGCACTTGGACGCCATGGACTCCAACCTGGACAGCCTGCAGACCATGCTGACGAGCCACGGCTTCAGCGTGGACACGAGCGCGCTGCTGGAC CTGTTCAGCCCCTCGGTGACCGTGCCCGACATGAGCCTGCCCGACCTGGACAGCAGCCTGGCCAGC GAGCCGCCCAGGCCCCTTGAGGCTGAGAACAGCAGCCCTGACTCAG ggaAGCAGCTGGTGCACTACACGGCGCAACCCCTGTTCCTCGTGGACCCGGGCTCCGTGGATATGGGGAGCAGCGACCTGCCCGTGCTCTTCGAGCTGGGGGAGGGCTCCTACTTCTCGGAGGGGGACGACTACACAGATGACCCCACCATCTCCCTGCTGACGGGCTCCGAGCCCCCCAAAGCCAAGGACCCCACTGTCTCCTAG
- the HSF1 gene encoding heat shock factor protein 1 isoform X4 has product MDLPVGPGAAGPSNVPAFLTKLWTLVSDPDTDALICWSPQSGNSFHVFDQGQFAKEVLPKYFKHNNMASFVRQLNMYGFRKVVHIEQGGLVKPERDDTEFQHPCFLRGQEQLLENIKRKVTSVSTLKSEDMKTRQDSVTKLLTDVQLMKGRQESMDSRLLAMKHENEALWREVASLRQKHAQQQKVVNKLIQFLISLVQSNRILGVKRKIPLMLNDGSSAHSGPKYGRQYSLQHVHGPGPYSAPSPAYSSSSLYSPDAVASSGPIISDITELAPSSPLASPGGSVDERPLSGSPLVRVKEEPPSPPRSPRVEEASPGHPSSVVEIPLSPTALIDSILRESEPAPAAPATPLTDAGARHPSPSPPPASAPEKCLSVACLDNLARAPQMSGVARLFPCPSSLHGRVQPGTELSEHLDAMDSNLDSLQTMLTSHGFSVDTSALLDIQELLSPQEPPRPLEAENSSPDSGKQLVHYTAQPLFLVDPGSVDMGSSDLPVLFELGEGSYFSEGDDYTDDPTISLLTGSEPPKAKDPTVS; this is encoded by the exons CAGAGCGGGAACAGCTTCCACGTGTTCGACCAGGGCCAGTTCGCCAAGGAGGTGCTGCCCAAGTACTTCAAGCACAACAACATGGCCAGCTTCGTGCGCCAGCTCAACATGT ACGGCTTCCGGAAGGTGGTCCACATCGAGCAGGGTGGCTTGGTCAAGCCGGAGAGGGACGACACTGAGTTCCAGCACCCGTGCTTCCTGCGCGGCCAGGAGCAGCTCCTGGAGAACATCAAGAGGAAAGTGACCAGT GTATCCACGCTGAAGAGCGAGGACATGAAGACTCGCCAGGACAGCGTCACCAAGCTGCTCACCGACGTGCAGCTCAtgaaggggaggcaggagagcatGGACTCCAGACTCCTGGCCATGAAGCA CGAGAACGAGGCCCTGTGGCGGGAGGTGGCCAGCCTGCGGCAGAAGCACGCCCAGCAGCAGAAGGTCGTCAACAAG CTCATCCAGTTCCTCATCTCCCTGGTGCAGTCGAACCGGATCCTGGGGGTGAAGAGGAAAAT ccCCCTGATGCTGAATGACGGCAGCTCGGCACATTCCGGGCCCAAGTACGGCCGGCAGTACTCCCTGCAGCACGTCCACGGCCCGGGCCCCTACTCG GCTCCCTCCCCGGCCTACAGCAGCTCCAGCCTCTACTCCCCAGATGCCGTGGCCAGCTCCGGACCCATCATCTCCGACATCACCGAACTGGCCCCCAGCAGCCCCTTGGCCTCCCCGGGCGGAAGCGTAGACGAGAG GCCACTCTCTGGCAGCCCCCTGGTGCGCGTCAAGGAGGAGCCCCCCAGCCCTCCTCGGAGCCCCCGGGTGGAGGAGGCCAGTCCCGGACACCCGTCCTCCGTCGTGGAGATACCCCTGTCCCCAACCGCTCTCATTGACTCCATCCTGCGGGAAAGCGAGCCTGCCCCCGCCGCCCCAGCCACACCCCTCACGGATGCAGGGGCCCGCCACCCCTCACCCTCGCCCCCACCTGCCTCGGCCCCCGAGAAGTGCCTCAGCGTAGCCTGCCTGGACAA TTTGGCTCGCGCTCCACAGATGTCTGGGGTCGCCcgcctcttcccctgcccctcctctctgcatGGCCGAGTCCAGCCAGG GACCGAGCTCAGTGAGCACTTGGACGCCATGGACTCCAACCTGGACAGCCTGCAGACCATGCTGACGAGCCACGGCTTCAGCGTGGACACGAGCGCGCTGCTGGAC ATCCAGGAGCTTCTCTCCCCCCAGGAGCCGCCCAGGCCCCTTGAGGCTGAGAACAGCAGCCCTGACTCAG ggaAGCAGCTGGTGCACTACACGGCGCAACCCCTGTTCCTCGTGGACCCGGGCTCCGTGGATATGGGGAGCAGCGACCTGCCCGTGCTCTTCGAGCTGGGGGAGGGCTCCTACTTCTCGGAGGGGGACGACTACACAGATGACCCCACCATCTCCCTGCTGACGGGCTCCGAGCCCCCCAAAGCCAAGGACCCCACTGTCTCCTAG
- the HSF1 gene encoding heat shock factor protein 1 isoform X1, with protein MDLPVGPGAAGPSNVPAFLTKLWTLVSDPDTDALICWSPQSGNSFHVFDQGQFAKEVLPKYFKHNNMASFVRQLNMYGFRKVVHIEQGGLVKPERDDTEFQHPCFLRGQEQLLENIKRKVTSVSTLKSEDMKTRQDSVTKLLTDVQLMKGRQESMDSRLLAMKHENEALWREVASLRQKHAQQQKVVNKLIQFLISLVQSNRILGVKRKIPLMLNDGSSAHSGPKYGRQYSLQHVHGPGPYSAPSPAYSSSSLYSPDAVASSGPIISDITELAPSSPLASPGGSVDERPLSGSPLVRVKEEPPSPPRSPRVEEASPGHPSSVVEIPLSPTALIDSILRESEPAPAAPATPLTDAGARHPSPSPPPASAPEKCLSVACLDNLARAPQMSGVARLFPCPSSLHGRVQPGTELSEHLDAMDSNLDSLQTMLTSHGFSVDTSALLDLFSPSVTVPDMSLPDLDSSLASIQELLSPQEPPRPLEAENSSPDSGKQLVHYTAQPLFLVDPGSVDMGSSDLPVLFELGEGSYFSEGDDYTDDPTISLLTGSEPPKAKDPTVS; from the exons CAGAGCGGGAACAGCTTCCACGTGTTCGACCAGGGCCAGTTCGCCAAGGAGGTGCTGCCCAAGTACTTCAAGCACAACAACATGGCCAGCTTCGTGCGCCAGCTCAACATGT ACGGCTTCCGGAAGGTGGTCCACATCGAGCAGGGTGGCTTGGTCAAGCCGGAGAGGGACGACACTGAGTTCCAGCACCCGTGCTTCCTGCGCGGCCAGGAGCAGCTCCTGGAGAACATCAAGAGGAAAGTGACCAGT GTATCCACGCTGAAGAGCGAGGACATGAAGACTCGCCAGGACAGCGTCACCAAGCTGCTCACCGACGTGCAGCTCAtgaaggggaggcaggagagcatGGACTCCAGACTCCTGGCCATGAAGCA CGAGAACGAGGCCCTGTGGCGGGAGGTGGCCAGCCTGCGGCAGAAGCACGCCCAGCAGCAGAAGGTCGTCAACAAG CTCATCCAGTTCCTCATCTCCCTGGTGCAGTCGAACCGGATCCTGGGGGTGAAGAGGAAAAT ccCCCTGATGCTGAATGACGGCAGCTCGGCACATTCCGGGCCCAAGTACGGCCGGCAGTACTCCCTGCAGCACGTCCACGGCCCGGGCCCCTACTCG GCTCCCTCCCCGGCCTACAGCAGCTCCAGCCTCTACTCCCCAGATGCCGTGGCCAGCTCCGGACCCATCATCTCCGACATCACCGAACTGGCCCCCAGCAGCCCCTTGGCCTCCCCGGGCGGAAGCGTAGACGAGAG GCCACTCTCTGGCAGCCCCCTGGTGCGCGTCAAGGAGGAGCCCCCCAGCCCTCCTCGGAGCCCCCGGGTGGAGGAGGCCAGTCCCGGACACCCGTCCTCCGTCGTGGAGATACCCCTGTCCCCAACCGCTCTCATTGACTCCATCCTGCGGGAAAGCGAGCCTGCCCCCGCCGCCCCAGCCACACCCCTCACGGATGCAGGGGCCCGCCACCCCTCACCCTCGCCCCCACCTGCCTCGGCCCCCGAGAAGTGCCTCAGCGTAGCCTGCCTGGACAA TTTGGCTCGCGCTCCACAGATGTCTGGGGTCGCCcgcctcttcccctgcccctcctctctgcatGGCCGAGTCCAGCCAGG GACCGAGCTCAGTGAGCACTTGGACGCCATGGACTCCAACCTGGACAGCCTGCAGACCATGCTGACGAGCCACGGCTTCAGCGTGGACACGAGCGCGCTGCTGGAC CTGTTCAGCCCCTCGGTGACCGTGCCCGACATGAGCCTGCCCGACCTGGACAGCAGCCTGGCCAGC ATCCAGGAGCTTCTCTCCCCCCAGGAGCCGCCCAGGCCCCTTGAGGCTGAGAACAGCAGCCCTGACTCAG ggaAGCAGCTGGTGCACTACACGGCGCAACCCCTGTTCCTCGTGGACCCGGGCTCCGTGGATATGGGGAGCAGCGACCTGCCCGTGCTCTTCGAGCTGGGGGAGGGCTCCTACTTCTCGGAGGGGGACGACTACACAGATGACCCCACCATCTCCCTGCTGACGGGCTCCGAGCCCCCCAAAGCCAAGGACCCCACTGTCTCCTAG
- the HSF1 gene encoding heat shock factor protein 1 isoform X6, with product MDLPVGPGAAGPSNVPAFLTKLWTLVSDPDTDALICWSPQSGNSFHVFDQGQFAKEVLPKYFKHNNMASFVRQLNMYGFRKVVHIEQGGLVKPERDDTEFQHPCFLRGQEQLLENIKRKVTSVSTLKSEDMKTRQDSVTKLLTDVQLMKGRQESMDSRLLAMKHENEALWREVASLRQKHAQQQKVVNKLIQFLISLVQSNRILGVKRKIPLMLNDGSSAHSGPKYGRQYSLQHVHGPGPYSAPSPAYSSSSLYSPDAVASSGPIISDITELAPSSPLASPGGSVDERPLSGSPLVRVKEEPPSPPRSPRVEEASPGHPSSVVEIPLSPTALIDSILRESEPAPAAPATPLTDAGARHPSPSPPPASAPEKCLSVACLDKTELSEHLDAMDSNLDSLQTMLTSHGFSVDTSALLDLFSPSVTVPDMSLPDLDSSLASIQELLSPQEPPRPLEAENSSPDSGKQLVHYTAQPLFLVDPGSVDMGSSDLPVLFELGEGSYFSEGDDYTDDPTISLLTGSEPPKAKDPTVS from the exons CAGAGCGGGAACAGCTTCCACGTGTTCGACCAGGGCCAGTTCGCCAAGGAGGTGCTGCCCAAGTACTTCAAGCACAACAACATGGCCAGCTTCGTGCGCCAGCTCAACATGT ACGGCTTCCGGAAGGTGGTCCACATCGAGCAGGGTGGCTTGGTCAAGCCGGAGAGGGACGACACTGAGTTCCAGCACCCGTGCTTCCTGCGCGGCCAGGAGCAGCTCCTGGAGAACATCAAGAGGAAAGTGACCAGT GTATCCACGCTGAAGAGCGAGGACATGAAGACTCGCCAGGACAGCGTCACCAAGCTGCTCACCGACGTGCAGCTCAtgaaggggaggcaggagagcatGGACTCCAGACTCCTGGCCATGAAGCA CGAGAACGAGGCCCTGTGGCGGGAGGTGGCCAGCCTGCGGCAGAAGCACGCCCAGCAGCAGAAGGTCGTCAACAAG CTCATCCAGTTCCTCATCTCCCTGGTGCAGTCGAACCGGATCCTGGGGGTGAAGAGGAAAAT ccCCCTGATGCTGAATGACGGCAGCTCGGCACATTCCGGGCCCAAGTACGGCCGGCAGTACTCCCTGCAGCACGTCCACGGCCCGGGCCCCTACTCG GCTCCCTCCCCGGCCTACAGCAGCTCCAGCCTCTACTCCCCAGATGCCGTGGCCAGCTCCGGACCCATCATCTCCGACATCACCGAACTGGCCCCCAGCAGCCCCTTGGCCTCCCCGGGCGGAAGCGTAGACGAGAG GCCACTCTCTGGCAGCCCCCTGGTGCGCGTCAAGGAGGAGCCCCCCAGCCCTCCTCGGAGCCCCCGGGTGGAGGAGGCCAGTCCCGGACACCCGTCCTCCGTCGTGGAGATACCCCTGTCCCCAACCGCTCTCATTGACTCCATCCTGCGGGAAAGCGAGCCTGCCCCCGCCGCCCCAGCCACACCCCTCACGGATGCAGGGGCCCGCCACCCCTCACCCTCGCCCCCACCTGCCTCGGCCCCCGAGAAGTGCCTCAGCGTAGCCTGCCTGGACAA GACCGAGCTCAGTGAGCACTTGGACGCCATGGACTCCAACCTGGACAGCCTGCAGACCATGCTGACGAGCCACGGCTTCAGCGTGGACACGAGCGCGCTGCTGGAC CTGTTCAGCCCCTCGGTGACCGTGCCCGACATGAGCCTGCCCGACCTGGACAGCAGCCTGGCCAGC ATCCAGGAGCTTCTCTCCCCCCAGGAGCCGCCCAGGCCCCTTGAGGCTGAGAACAGCAGCCCTGACTCAG ggaAGCAGCTGGTGCACTACACGGCGCAACCCCTGTTCCTCGTGGACCCGGGCTCCGTGGATATGGGGAGCAGCGACCTGCCCGTGCTCTTCGAGCTGGGGGAGGGCTCCTACTTCTCGGAGGGGGACGACTACACAGATGACCCCACCATCTCCCTGCTGACGGGCTCCGAGCCCCCCAAAGCCAAGGACCCCACTGTCTCCTAG